A single region of the Theileria annulata chromosome 4, complete sequence, *** SEQUENCING IN PROGRESS *** genome encodes:
- a CDS encoding proteasome subunit, putative (Tap579b07.q1c.cand.69 - score = 62.92;~SMART PINT (SM00088) at aa 491-574. E()=1.88e-18), with translation MEVEEILNRFNTLNQKKSKLDDSISDKCYPGAKIGCCTYPIELMQGYVELNEAILGNDVPGSDVDGSDSKSEHKLKVLSDERVMYLCENVVYVISYYLVETGQTDSLFGFLVRNEDFFSILPQAKTAKMIRSILERLSQEVKDLNVLYKIFSIYRSWCDSKKRKFLGLRLELKLVVILILMRRFTDASKRLNALQNEVRILDDKSLLLDIYLVQSKFFLLLRNFTKMKVFVSNAKNTSTNINTPVYVTAEIDLLTGILYLCEKDYKTAYSYLFESFEGFHMSLCNAYSYLYPNLNRVKRKNLDLTMLTEGKKAQFKTDDLSLNSDKDRFSCHPTTSDISPVFFTFYNLYDYHRASDKFDPNQKLDPVGSFYLKFYSMLPVPTTDDLEVDEINDYLAEPQQHNLDIDTLVRADERKLVQALKYLMLAAVLSDQGTDLNTLLSAKNKLKYVNHLEIVMITKIGKCYKESSLVQFEQLLIEYKEVISMDPVLHHEVESLYESLLERNILRILKPYSVVQCEFIAQKLQLTPEKVEKKLAEMILDKRLNGTIDQGTRTLEIYDDVVIHPIYEDVSKSISHMTEVIETLYEKAQLAI, from the coding sequence ATGGAAGTCGAGGAGATCCTCAATAGGTTCAACACCCTAAACCAGAAAAAATCAAAACTAGACGATTCAATTTCAGATAAGTGTTACCCAGGAGCTAAAATAGGATGCTGTACATACCCTATAGAACTTATGCAGGGATATGTGGAGCTCAACGAAGCTATTTTGGGAAACGACGTGCCAGGATCGGATGTCGACGGTTCTGATTCAAAATCGGAGCACAAACTAAAGGTATTGTCAGACGAGAGAGTAATGTACTTGTGCGAAAATGTAGTTTATGTAATTTCATACTATTTGGTGGAAACAGGACAAACAGACTCACTTTTCGGCTTCCTGGTCAGGAACGAGGATTTTTTCTCAATTTTACCTCAAGCAAAGACAGCAAAGATGATTCGGTCGATATTGGAGCGGTTGTCTCAGGAAGTTAAGGACTTGAACGTACTGTACAAAATCTTTTCAATTTACCGATCATGGTGTGACTCCAAGAAGAGGAAATTCCTGGGACTTCGTTTGGAGCTAAAGCTGGTTGTGATACTTATATTGATGAGAAGATTTACAGACGCATCTAAAAGGTTAAATGCACTTCAAAATGAGGTTAGAATTCTTGACGACAAGTCGCTACTTCTGGACATTTACCTGGTCCAGTCGAAGTTCTTCCTACTTTTGCGTAATTTTACGAAAATGAAGGTGTTCGTGAGTAACGCGAAGAATACGTCcactaatattaatacacCAGTGTACGTTACTGCAGAAATTGATCTGCTCACAGGGATTTTGTATCTCTGTGAGAAGGACTACAAAACAGCATACTCGTACTTGTTCGAAAGCTTTGAAGGCTTTCACATGTCACTATGTAATGCATACAGTTACCTGTACCCGAATTTAAACCGAGTCAAAAGAAAGAATCTAGATTTGACCATGTTAACTGAGGGAAAAAAGGCCCAGTTTAAGACAGATGATCTAAGTTTAAACAGCGACAAGGATAGATTTAGCTGCCATCCAACAACTTCGGACATTTCCCCAGTCTTCTTCACATTTTACAACTTGTACGACTACCACAGAGCCTCAGATAAGTTTGACCCTAACCAGAAGCTTGATCCTGTTGGCTCATTTTACCTTAAGTTTTACTCAATGCTGCCAGTACCAACCACTGACGACCTCGAGGTCGATGAGATTAACGATTACTTGGCTGAGCCTCAGCAACACAATTTGGACATTGATACCTTAGTGAGGGCCGACGAAAGGAAATTAGTCCAGGCGCTAAAGTACCTGATGTTGGCTGCCGTCCTGAGTGACCAGGGAACTGATCTTAACACCCTTCTAAGCGCCAAAAACAAACTTAAGTACGTGAATCACCTGGAGATTGTAATGATCACCAAAATCGGAAAGTGCTATAAGGAAAGCTCCCTCGTGCAGTTTGAACAGCTACTGATAGAGTATAAAGAAGTTATATCGATGGACCCGGTTCTTCACCACGAAGTTGAGAGTCTGTATGAATCTCTATTGGAGCGTAACATTTTGAGAATACTAAAGCCATATAGCGTAGTTCAATGTGAATTTATAGCCCAGAAACTCCAATTAACACCTGAGAAGGTCGAGAAAAAGCTGGCCGAAATGATACTCGACAAGAGACTAAATGGCACCATAGATCAAGGAACAAGAACGCTCGAAATCTACGACGATGTCGTTATCCATCCGATCTACGAAGATGTTTCCAAATCTATCTCTCACATGACCGAAGTCATCGAAACATTGTACGAAAAAGCACAACTTGCAATTTGA
- a CDS encoding uncharacterized protein (Tap579b07.q1c.cand.68 - score = 19.64;~SMART pfam:DUF155 (PF02582) at aa 1-210, E()=3.90e-02) translates to MLKSEIDINRMRNKLLNQGANFAIKDKLVLVKSCDSLNHKSGTAILTQNGFLVLWGQSNGSLESYRSLITESEECVKDILNVILGETRLCDGKILITNSDEREYDEIATSLALMTAVKLNFLEWDIKRNLEIRNTQLLSLKNSLVSQNLDRVAKALFELETYAHDCRYRLNLQGLLEYPDVLWDYDKQCDLFNRIQSLFEIPKRLDHLNHRLLNNFNMLQNILDFGNIEFIF, encoded by the exons ATGCTCAAGTCGGAAATCGACATAAATAGGATGAGGAATAAGCTCCTAAATCAAGGAGCAAATTTCGCAATTAAag ataaaCTTGTACTAGTAAAAAGCTGTGATAGTCTTAACCATAAATCAGGAACAGCGATTCTGACACAG AATGGATTCCTTGTTCTTTGGGGACAAAGTAACGGCAGTCTTGAGTCCTATAGGTCATTAATAACAGAATCAGAGGAGTGTGTAaaagatattttaaatgtgaTTTTAGG aGAAACAAGGCTCTGTGATGGGAAGATCCTAATCACAAACTCTGATGAACGTGAATATGATGAg ATAGCAACATCATTAGCTCTTATGACTGCTGTTAAACTAAACTTCCTGGAGTGGGATATAAAGAGGAACCTTGAG ATAAGGAACACCCAACTTCTGAGTCtaaaaaattcattagtTTCACAAAACTTG GACAGAGTTGCTAAGGCATTATTTGAATTAGAAACTTACGCTCATGACTGTAGATACAGACTTAATCTCCAAG GTTTGTTAGAATATCCCGATGTTCTATGGGATTATGACAAACAGTGTGATTTGTTTAACCGTATCCAATCACTTTTTGAGATCCCTAAAAGACTTGATCACCTAAACCACAggttattaaataattttaacatgTTACAGAATATCTTGGACTTTGGAAACATTGAATTCATATTCTGA
- a CDS encoding uncharacterized protein (Tap579b07.q1c.C.cand.86 - score = 10.61;~SMART pfam:DER1 (PF04511) at aa 14-212, E()=2.80e-34;~5 probable transmembrane helices predicted for TA10110 by TMHMM2.0 at aa 20-37, 57-79, 91-113, 117-139 and 159-181;~Signal anchor predicted for TA10110 by SignalP 2.0 HMM (Signal peptide probability 0.016, signal anchor probability 0.950) with cleavage site probability 0.009 between residues 39 and 40), with translation MIDQHGPEAWYMGLPRCTRTFITVLLGLTLLSFFKVLDPYKLSLNWELVLQKFQIWRLVTSFLYVGPFSLRWIFFILLFSQFSSSLENNSVFLHSPGAYLYFLFVQSISLACISAAFFWPIGYPYLADSLLFAIIYYWSKRDMWTIVSIYFFNVKAYQLPFALLFLHLVMGSSLWVDIMGMISGHLFYLVREVLPSKEDPLTREGLDSGTIQDHLNPEDEFLLAEELDWVTHNYFKCNI, from the exons atgATTGATCAACATGGGCCTGAAGCCTGGTATATGGGTCTTCCCAGATGTACTCGCACATTTATCACAGTTCTTCTTGGTCTTACTTTACTTTCATTCTTTAAGGTCCTAGACCCATACAAACTTTCACTAAACTGGGAACTGGTGTTACAAAAATTCCAAATTTGGCGCCTTGTTACTTCATTTCTATATGTCGGACCCTTTTCACTCAGGTGGATATTTTTTATCCTCTTATTTTCACAGTTTTCATCCTCACTCGAGAATAACTCAGTGTTTTTGCACTCTCCTGGAGCATACCTCTACTTTCTATTCGTTCAGTCGATTTCGCTCGCCTGCATTAGCGCTGCCTTTTTCTGGCCAATCG GATACCCTTACTTGGCCGATTCTCTACTGTTCgcaataatttattactgGTCAAAGAGGGATATGTGGACGATCGTTTCGATATACTTCTTTAACGTTAAGGCCTATCAACTTCCATTTGCACTACTTTTCTTGCACCTAGTTATGGGCTCATCCCTGTGGGTTGACATTATGGGCATGATATCAGGCCACCTGTTCTACTTAGTTCGAGAAGTTTTGCCAAGCAAAG AAGATCCGCTCACCAGGGAGGGTCTAGATTCCGGTACGATCCAAGACCACCTGAACCCAGAGGACGAATTTTTATTGGCAGAGGAATTAGATTGGGTGActcataattattttaaatgtaaCATATAA
- a CDS encoding uncharacterized protein (Tap579b07.q1c.cand.69 - score = 62.92) — MNNENFNKDIDVTESIGDSSPAQHNDRSYLAHLVSEMILESKINEFDERASHMLVDILQSNSITINGLFIGEALALLKASAENSEKRLSSEKEKLFCGSNSASTLTKPNMKVTEEDAQLACQDYINNNVVQPGILRDILEIQKYANNVRIGSKPYPSGSRQKSYSLYRGEDEFGQFPTGPIPHLPENISINTLVNYIHIHNILI; from the exons ATGAAcaatgaaaattttaacaaagATATTGATGTTACAGAATCCATAGGAGATTCATCACCAGCt CAACACAACGATAGATCCTACCTCGCCCATTTGGTTAGTGAAATGATATTGGaatctaaaataaatgaattcGACGAAAGAGCTTCCCATATGCTTGTGGATATATTACAGAGTAACAGCATAACGATTAATGGATTATTTATAGGAGAGGCATTGGCATTGCTAAAGGCTTCAGCTGAGAACAGCGAGAAGCGTTTATCATCTGAGAAGGAGAAATTATTCTGCGGTAGCAACTCGGCTAGTACATTAACAAAGCCAAATATGAAGGTGACTGAGGAAGATGCCCAGCTTGCCTGCCAAGactatataaataacaaCGTCGTTCAGCCAGGAATTTTGAGG gATATTCTTGAGATACAAAAGTACGCCAACAATGTTAGAATTGGAAGTAAACCGTATCCATCTGGTTCACGGCAAAAATCGTACTCTTTATACAGAGGAGA AGATGAGTTTGGTCAATTTCCTACTGGTCCAATTCCTCATTTACCAGAGAACATTTCAATCAACACCTtggtaaattatatacacattcataacatattaatttga
- a CDS encoding RNA-binding protein, putative (Tap579b07.q1c.cand.67 - score = 104.10;~SMART 2 RRM (SM00360) at aa 128-199, E()=3.16e-12; 212-283, E()=2.13e-18): MARKNKAADKDKDKESEAKATEGSKTDNKEKLDPVPKKEIEENSDKETETEEDVKTEVKKESEKKKESEKAKEEKNKEHQATTTVAPETFLTTVVPTPVIEKPPSGTINTNITISIATVNTLIDSTLKFFVGGLHPNTDEGELSAHFAKYGQILASQVMRDMATGRHRGFGFVTLKVQPNTMSVFKDTHVVSGKRVDVRAMQTDVAASLRKKIFVGGLSKALNEEMLQEYFSKFGEVDKVTIMRQLDGTSRGFGFIVFMTEEGATGSLKNPTHFVYGNKVDVRAAETRPKTTSAAPATTVYPYGVVQSPADMYSASQMYRPQAAYDPSQYANMTQQQMLQQYPQYQLLQQQMVQQQMAMAGTYGNYYSTSGQQPTSNQTASTSTNSSNPYAATSATTANPYATATASTANPYAAAATTTANPYATASNNTTNPYAAAATTTANPYAAATASANPYAAASGIQTFHLDNLFTSNRLINNLVAYGAYRGKDQSAYQAGATHTDVSSSRAYRQHPY, from the exons ATGGCAAGGAAGAACAAAGCAGCAGATAAAGATAAAGATAAGGAAAGTGAGGCTAAAGCCACCGAAGGATCCAAAACTGACAACAAGGAAAAATTAGACCCCGTTCCAAAGAAGGAAATCGAAGAAAACAGCGATAAAGAAACAGAAACAGAGGAAGATGTTAAAACTGAAGTGAAAAAAGAGTCTGAGAAAAAAAAGGAGTCTGAAAAGGCAAAGGAGGAGAAAAACAAAGAACATCAAGCAACGACCACTGTCGCCCCTGAAACATTTTTGACCACAGTTGTCCCTACTCCAGTAATTGAGAAGCCTCCATCAGGtactattaatactaaCATAACTATTt cGATCGCCACAGTTAATACGCTCATTGATTCGACGTTAAAGTTCTTTGTCGGTGGCCTACATCCCAACACAGATGAAG GCGAATTGTCCGCCCACTTCGCCAAGTATGGACAAATCCTGGCCTCACAAGTCATGAGGGATATGGCAACAGGAAGACACAGAGGGTTCGGTTTTGTAACCCTAAAGGTACAACCAAACACGATGAGTGTCTTCAAAGATACACACGTTGTTTCCGGAAAGAGG gTTGATGTCAGGGCAATGCAAACTGATGTTGCTGCTAGCTTGAGGAAGAAGATCTTTGTAGGAGGGTTATCAAAAGCCCTCAACGAGGAAATGCTCCAAGAGTACTTTTCCAAATTTGGAGAGGTCGACAAAGTTACGATTATGCGTCAAC ttGATGGGACTTCGAGAGGATTTGGGTTCATAGTATTCATGACTGAGGAAGGAGCTACGGGGTCACTAAAGAACCCAACTCACTTTGTGTATGGGAACAAGGTTGATGTTAGAGCAGCAGAAACTAGACCAAAGACAACATCCGCAGCCCCTGCGACTACAGTATATCCCTACGGAGTGGTACAGAGCCCTGCTGACATGTACTCAGCCTCGCAAATGTATCGACCACAAGCTGCTTATGACCCATCTCAGTACGCAAACATGACCCAGCAACAGATGCTCCAACAGTACCCACAGTACCAACTCTTGCAGCAACAAATGGTTCAACAACAAATGGCAATGGCAGGCACGTACGGAAACTACTACTCAACCTCAGGACAACAACCAACCTCAAATCAAACTGCGTCCACTTCAACAAATTCTTCAAATCCTTACGCTGCAACCTCTGCCACAACCGCAAACCCCTACGCAACGGCCACTGCTTCCACAGCTAACCCATACGCAGCTGCCGCAACAACTACAGCAAATCCCTACGCTACTGCGTCCAATAACACAACAAACCCTTACGCTGCTGCTGCTACTACAACAGCAAACCCCTATGCAGCCGCAACCGCGTCTGCCAATCCATACGCCGCTGCCTCAGGTATTCAAACTTTtcatttagataatttatttacatcAAATCGGttaatcaataatttagtAGCGTATGGAGCATACCGAGGAAAGGACCAGTCTGCCTATCAGGCTGGTGCTACCCACACAGACGTTTCATCTTCAAGGGCCTACAGACAGCACCCATATTGa